One genomic region from Aliarcobacter cryaerophilus ATCC 43158 encodes:
- a CDS encoding tyrosine-type recombinase/integrase — protein MKIDKLLQDFLFHCKFEKNLNPKTIAAYTMDIEQFKTFKNIKSMCINEVNKDILKEYIQHLYTLELKPKSIKRKLATLKAFFTHLEFDEIITISPFRKMRVSIKEQKLLPKTIEIQNIRKLFKYIYKIKFDSNNIEQYSYKALTRDIAILELLFATGLRVSEVSNIKYNDFNLSTGNIKVLGKGGKERNIQICDQEVKTVLKEYLSIFKDEILKKEWFFINRLGNKFTEHSIANMIKKYQTKANIQQHLTPHMFRHSFATMLLEEGVDIRYIQGMLGHASISTTQIYTQINMKQQRKLLSTKHPRRNFQFLS, from the coding sequence ATGAAAATAGACAAGTTACTACAAGATTTTTTATTTCATTGTAAATTTGAGAAAAATCTAAATCCAAAAACAATTGCTGCTTATACAATGGATATAGAGCAATTTAAAACATTTAAAAATATTAAATCTATGTGTATTAATGAAGTTAATAAAGATATATTGAAAGAATATATTCAGCATTTATATACTTTAGAATTAAAACCAAAATCAATTAAAAGAAAACTAGCAACATTAAAAGCTTTTTTTACACACCTAGAATTTGATGAAATTATCACTATAAGTCCATTTAGAAAAATGAGAGTTTCAATAAAAGAACAAAAATTACTACCAAAAACAATTGAAATTCAAAATATTAGAAAACTATTTAAATATATTTATAAAATTAAATTTGATTCTAATAACATAGAACAATATTCATATAAAGCACTTACAAGAGATATTGCTATTTTAGAATTATTGTTTGCAACGGGACTTAGAGTGTCAGAAGTAAGTAATATTAAATATAATGATTTTAATTTAAGTACTGGAAATATCAAAGTTTTAGGTAAAGGTGGGAAAGAAAGAAATATACAAATTTGTGATCAGGAAGTGAAAACAGTTTTAAAAGAATATTTATCAATATTTAAAGATGAGATACTTAAAAAAGAGTGGTTTTTTATTAATAGATTAGGTAATAAATTTACAGAACATTCTATTGCAAATATGATAAAAAAATATCAAACAAAAGCAAATATACAACAACATTTAACTCCACATATGTTTCGTCACAGTTTTGCAACTATGCTTCTTGAAGAAGGTGTTGATATTAGATATATACAAGGGATGCTGGGACATGCATCTATCTCAACAACTCAAATTTATACTCAAATAAATATGAAACAACAAAGAAAACTTTTATCAACAAAACATCCGAGAAGAAACTTTCAGTTCCTCTCTTAA